Proteins encoded together in one Arcobacter sp. LA11 window:
- a CDS encoding CZB domain-containing protein, which yields MFTLNKLKLDHINFKDTNYKELDSKTIWQVKSEKECNLGKWIIEQETNNQKFTKTENWKHLKEVHFNVHNGVQNIINYNANGEVSQMLSTSLNIDKAISEVFWTIQKTKRENS from the coding sequence ATGTTTACTTTAAACAAATTAAAACTCGACCATATTAATTTTAAAGATACAAACTATAAAGAATTAGATTCTAAAACCATATGGCAAGTAAAATCAGAAAAAGAATGTAATCTTGGAAAATGGATAATTGAACAAGAAACAAATAATCAAAAATTTACAAAAACTGAAAACTGGAAACATCTTAAAGAAGTTCACTTTAACGTACATAATGGTGTTCAAAATATCATTAACTACAATGCAAATGGAGAAGTATCACAAATGTTAAGTACCTCGCTTAATATTGATAAAGCTATATCTGAAGTATTTTGGACAATCCAAAAAACAAAAAGAGAAAACTCATAG